From a single Larus michahellis chromosome 18, bLarMic1.1, whole genome shotgun sequence genomic region:
- the MRPL45 gene encoding large ribosomal subunit protein mL45: MEFSTRCRGAGSRRPRPLRAPPPRPRPPPGGPRGGKMAAAMKAGLGRLGLRVCWQTAESILRPAGGAPACLVVPVRTKKKYSVPEWARELSPEEKEKRLKSLGTIFPDDRIERTFYLACTADIIDPYIPPEGDARLTSLSKDGLKQKMEKLKQTATSQLALRKVKDHDPDFSTKTFPEKAQEIFIEAHNCLANFNKQKLHSLVTERCYPEMVRGNRYRTIRWSFVESLEPPRVVHVRCDSIVNRGNLYGQVTVRMHTRQTLAIYDRFGRLMYGGEEVPKDVLEYVVFERYLVNPYGTWRMHGKIVPEWAPPKEPIVKTVMIPGPTLDPSQEYEEMK; the protein is encoded by the exons ATGGAATTTTCCACTCGCTGCCGCGGCGCGggctcccgccggccccgccccctccgcgcgccgccgcctcggccccgcCCACCTCCCGGCGGGCCGCGCGGCGGGAAGATGGCGGCCGCCATGAAGGCGGGCCTGGGCCGGCTGGGCCTGAGGGTGTGCTGGCAG ACTGCGGAGTCCATACTCCGGCCTGCTGGAGGGGCTCCGGCCTGTCTTGTTGTCCCAGTGAGAACGAAGAAGAAATATTCTGTCCCCGAATGGGCCAGAGAACTGTCCCctgaagagaaggagaagagactCAAGTCTTTAGGCACAATATTTCCTGATGACCGTATAGAACGGACCTTCTACTTGGCCTGCACAG CTGATATTATAGACCCGTACATCCCTCCTGAGGGCGATGCCCGCTTGACTTCCCTGTCCAAAGATGGGCTGAAGCAAAAGATGGAGAAGCTGAAGCAGACTGCCACCTCCCAGCTAGC tCTGCGAAAGGTGAAAGATCATGACCCGGATTTCAGCACTAAAACGTTCCCAGAAAAGGCGCAGGAGATATTTATCGAAGCTCACAATTGCCTGGCAAA TTTCAACAAGCAGAAACTTCACTCCCTGGTGACAGAGCGCTGCTACCCG gaaATGGTGCGTGGGAACAGGTACAGGACCATCCGGTGGAGTTTTGTGGAGTCGCTGGAGCCTCCAAGAGTGGTTCACGTTCGATGTGACAGCATTGTGAACCGAGGCAACCTGTATGGCCAGGTGACGGTGCGGATGCACACGCGACAG ACTCTGGCAATCTATGACCGCTTTGGGCGGCTGATGTATGGAGGAGAGGAGGTGCCCAAGGACGTTTTGGAGTATGTCGTATTTGAGAGGTACTTGGTCAACCCATATGGCACGTGGAGGATGCACGGCAAGATCGTTCCGGAATGGGCTCCGCCGAAGGAGCCCATTGTTAAG ACTGTGATGATTCCTGGCCCAACCTTGGATCCCTCACAAGAGTACGAAGAAATGAAGTAG